The DNA sequence CGGCTGTAAGTTCAGGTTCCAGGACAACTGGAAATGCCGGAATAATATCTCCGATGCCATGGCAATTAAAGCTCCTTCCGGGAAGGACAAAATTATCCGATATGATCTCAGGTATGAAGAATGGCCTTCTCATTGAAAATTGCTGGTACACCCGCTTCCAGGATTACAGGAACGGCATATTTTCAACAGTTCCTAGAGACGGTGTATTTCTTGTCCAGAACGGGGCAATAAAAGGGGATCTGAGCGGTATAAGAATAAGTGATTCGTTCCGGAACATCCTCTCTAACATAGAAGAGATCTCATCCGAAACGAAGAATGCAAAATGGTGGCAGGAAGTTTCTTCTACCAACATGCCTTATGTGAAAGTAAAAAATGTAAATATATCGCGCGCCTTCTAAGACTTGAAAGCCTTTCAGGCTTTCGACATTATTTTTTTAAGTCTGTTATATACCTGCAGTGTCTCAAGGCCTTTGTCAATTCCATGGGAGTAGGCGGGTTTTCTTATTTTCTGCAGTTTATTCTTTAGCTTCTTTTCATAATCCAGGCCAACGAATGGGATCACTGCCTCAAGGAATCTGTAGGTATAACCAGTTCCGCTGAAAAATTCCTCCATCGTGTTCACAACATCTTCCAATGAGTCAAGCAGGCTTTCCCTCATGACTTTGTTCCTGGAAAGCATTATGAAAAGAGATATGGAATCCTGCTTCTTTATATCACCTTTTCCCACCATGCCAACAAATTTGTTGAAGTAGCTTTTCCTGCCAAGGAATGACATACCCGCAATCAGTGTTGTCCTGTCCGCGTCCGCCTTTGACTGTTTCAGGAGTTTAACGAAAGCATCAAGGTCGTTACTGTTGCGTGCATAGCCGATGGCTATGGCCCTTCTCAAGTCGGTATCAGATTTGAAGAACTTGCTGAAGCCCTTGGAGATCTTCTTCGCGAAGTCCTTGTCTAATATAGAGAGATTCGCAGAAATTGTTCCGCGAAGAATAGAGTCATTCTCAGATTCTCCTTCCTTTTTAGTTTCTCCCAGTCTCTTTAACTGTGTCTTGTAGAATTTGAGTGCCAGATTCTTGACGTTTCTGTTCTTTTCGTCTACAAAATTAAGAAGAGCGAACTGCTGGCATATTTCAGTGTTAACAACATAGTTATCTTCATCGAGAAATCTCTCCATGGTGTCCAGATAGTCCTTGAGTTTTATCTTTCCAGCCTCAAGAAGGGCGAAAGTATCGTTTACTATACCCCACCTATCAAGATAGCCGAAATTTTTCGCTCTTCCTAGGACTTCCTTCAAAAGCTTTCCCTTATATTCAACCCTGTAAAATCCAGATTGTTCATAGTTCAATTTAAGGAATCCATCTGCCTTGATCCTCATTTCACTCTTGTTGAAGAGCGCACTTTCTTTTCCATTTTCCCTGAGGACTGTTAGTGGAATATTTCGTGGCTGTTCCTTCACTTTCTTGTTCAGCAGAAATCTCTCTTGAGATAGCTTTATTTCCTTCCCTACGAGCTCAGCAGTTACAAGAGGGTAACCGATTTTCTTGATCCACGAGCCCATAATCTTTGAAACCGGCAGGCCGGAAACATCCTCTATCGCTTTCCAGAGGTACTCGCCCTTTGCATTCCCGTAGCTGTGTTCTTTCAGGTATTTTCTTATCCCGTCTCTGAATTTATCAGGTGAGACATAATTTTCAATCATTCTCAGAACGCTGGCTCCCTTCCCATAACTTATCTCATCAAAGATCTGCGAAATATCATCAGGATTTCTTACATGAGCCTGGATCGGATGTGAATTTACCAAAGCATCTCCATACAGCGCTCCGGCCGTTTCATCTACAAGGAATTTTCCAGTGAATAGCCATTTCTGGTGAAGCTGATCGACGAATTTGAAAGCCATGAATGTTGCAAAACTCTCGTTGAGCCACAGATCATCCCACCATTCCATTGTGACCAGATCACCGAACCATTGATGGGCAATTTCATGTGCAACTACCTCTGAGACTCTCTGTCTCCCTGCAGTTGTAGTGCTATCGTTAACCAGAAGCGCAGTCTCCCTAAATGTTATCGCGCCCCAATTTTCCATGGCACCTGCAGCGAATTCCGGCACGGAGATCAAATGCAGTTTCGGCAACATGAATTTTATTCCGTAGTATTCCTCATATTTTGCTATGATATCTGCCGCTTCAGTAGCTGGGAAATCCGTAGAATTTAGTAAGCCCTTTGGAGCGGTTAGCATTATTTTCAATGGCCCAGATTGTTTCTCAATGGAATCAAATGTTCCAATGCCAATATACAGTAAATAAGTGGACATTCTTGGTGTGTCCTCAAAAACAACTATCTTCTTTCCTTTCTCGGTCTGTGAGCTTTTTATTGGCATGTTCGAAATTGCATCAAGGTCTTTGTCTATCGTTAACTTTAATGAAAATACAGCCTTTTTAGATGGATCGTCAACACATGGAAACGCATGTCTTGCGCCTGTAGATTCAAACTGGGTTGTTATCATTCTTCCAGTCTTATAGTCCGCAACATAAAGTCCTTCCAATCCTTTTGATATTTTTCCTGAGAATTTGACTTCAACCTCGGTCTTACCGGAAAGAATCAGACCCGTCTCTATGGCTTGCTTCTTTTTGTTTTCCTTGAACTTCAAGGTTTCTCCGGCTGAAACAATACTGTCAATGGAGAGATCTACAGAGTTAAGAACGAATTTCTCCTTTTTGCCTGAAACCGTAATAATTTCATGTCCTACATATTCAAGATTCTTATAATTTAAATCAAGTTCCAGCTGATATTTTTCTATTTCCATAGCTAGTTATAGTTTTTTATTATTATAAATTTGCGATAAATGATCACGGATAACCAGTTAATTAAAGCAGGGGGATCAATAGTATTTCTGGAATCTTATCCTACGTTCTGCCACCGTACTTACTCAGCCGTAAAAATATATATAAACAGCAGTAAGAAGTAGCGCAATAACTACAATACGATCAACGGTCATAGGTGAAACTCTTGACAAGCCTTTGATCAAACCAATATTTACCAATGCGACTATCAAAAGAAGAAATATCGCACTTGAGATTACAAAGACCACACTTATTAAAGATATAGAAAAATAACCGTAGCTCGCAGCAGCAAGAAGAATCGGAAGAAACGCCGGATCCGGAAATACGCTTACAAGCAGGGAAGTATTTTCAAAACCCTTTTTCTCATGGGATTCTCTTATGCTGTTGATCAGAATGTATATTGCAACTACAATTATAATTATGACAGAAGCGATTCTAATCTCTTTTGTTCCAAAGGCATATACCCCGAAAAAAACGACTATTAGGGCAAGTGCTGCGGATGTGACACCATGCAAGAATCCGAGCAGAAACGCGATTGCCCTTACTCTCTTAGTACTAAATGACTTCTTAAGGGAGAGCGCAGTGAGAGGAATCCAGTGATCCGGCGCGATCATATGAAGCATTGAAAGAAGCGTTGCCACAAGCGCCAGGACAAGCACGGGATTCATTATTCTGGATTCTAACTCTCTTAAAGCATTTTACATTCTAGGGAAATTTGCGCATTCCAACACATACAAATAACAGCTGCTTTTATCATGAAATTTTGATGAATGGCCATCCCTACGTTTTCGAGAATCCAGTGCCCAAACTGTACAGTGATTTTACCCGGCTTATCATAAGAAAACCTGAAGTATCATTGATATCGATTCGAAACACTCATTACCCAGATCTGTATTAAGAGAGAAGGCGTCAAACACGGTAGCGTACATAATAAAAACTGATCAGATGCATCCCGATACAAACGCGGTTCTTTTCGGTGCGAACATAATCAACAACAATGGATTGGTAGTTTTTCCTACAGAAACTGTATATGGACTTGGTGCCAATGCCCTTTCAGCTTATGCATGCCGTAAAATTTATCTCACAAAAGAGCGCCCGGCTGACAATCCATTGATAGTTCATGTATCGTCACTGGAAATGTTACATAAGATAACTGTGGGCATTGATCCTGAGGTTGAAAGTAAACTTGGAGAAGTATGGCCAGGACCCGTAACGATACTCTTCCAAAAGAGCGATAATATTCCAGATATTGTTACTGCAAATTCACCACGAGTAGCAGTAAGAATGCCCGATAATCCACTGGCGCTTCAACTAATTGAGAAGTCTGGTGTGCCTATAGCAGCTCCCAGCGCAAATATTTCAACCAGAGCAAGCATAACAGATTCGAAATACGCTATAGATGAACTTAAAGATCGTGTTGATCTTATCTACGACTCTGGACCCACTAAATTTGGTCTGGAATCGACAATACTCGATCTTTCAGGAGAAGTTCCAACCCTGCTTAGGGCGGGCTCAAAGACTGTGGAGGAACTGGAGCCTATATTTGGAAAGATATTTGTCTCAGAAGTAGCGAGAGGAACTTACGAGAGTCCGGTCGCAATAACTCCGGGGATGAAATATAAACATTATTCTCCTGTTAAGACCCTGATATTGGTAGACGAGAATGTATTCGACGAGATATCCATGAATAGCGATCTGAAAGGCGAGGTCCTTATGATAGGATCAACTGAGCATTGCAAAAATTCTATTCTTGACACTTTCGACCTTGGATCAATTGGAGACCTAAGGACAGTAGCCGCCAAATTATTTATCGCTTTCAGGGAACTGGACAAGAGAAATGAAAGGATCGGCGTCATTCATCCTTTCCCAGAGTACGGGTACGGTCTCGCGATAATGAACCGTATCAGGAAAGCATCAAGCTACAAAATACAGAATCTGAAGGAATTCGAAGAAAAACTTTCCGAGACAGACTCATGATTTGTTTTTTTGAGTTATAGGGTCTACAGTGAAGTTTGTTTTTGGGGCTTGTAAAAAATTGCTGTACTTTAGAGAGAAGGTAAGGCGGCTTTTCTAAATGTAGAATATATACACTAGCACTAATGCAATATTAAAAATAATGTGGAAATTGTCAGATTAGACACCGTCAGTGATGCCATCCTCCGATATCTGTATCACAGTTTCACCCTCGGGAAGATAGGGCGAATCTATCAGTCTCGCGATTCTCTTTCCGCCTTTACTCTTCCTAAGGTATATCCTGAATGTTGCAGTATGTCCTACCACATTCCCACCAATAGGTGCAGTTGGGTCTCCAAAGAATACATCTGGCCTGGCAGAAACCTGATTCGTAACTGCAATAACAGCGTTATAAATGGTTGAAAACCTCAACAGATCGTGCATATGCCTGTTCAACAGCTGCTGTCTCTCTGCGAGGGAGCCTCTTCCAAGATATTCAGACCTGAAATGAGACGTAAGGGAATCTACAATTAAAAGCCTAATCGGAAACTCCTTTGCTAACTCTGCTGCCCTTTCCCCGAGAAGTATTTGATGGTGGGAGTTATATGCCCTTGCTACATGTATTCTTTTTAGTACCGCATCTGGGTCAAGGTTTTTGGCTTTGGACATCTGAATGATCCTTTCTGGTCTGAAAGTGTTTTCAGTATCTATCATAAGAACGTCAGAGTCAAAACCACCAGTCTCCGGGGACATCGTGGCATTCACTGCCGCCTGGTGCATGATCTGAGTCTTTCCTGAACCGAACTCACCAAAAAACTCTGTTATCGCCTGGGTCTCAAATCCACCACCAAGCAAGGCATCAAGATTCTTGCTTCCTGTTGTGAGTTTCTGGACACTTTTCCTTCTTTCAAGAATCTCCTCACCTGTTTCAAAATTACCAACATCCGCAAATTTCCTAGCCGCAGCTATAATTTTTGCTGCGCTTCCCTCCGCCACTCCGGCCAGATCCGAAAGATCTTTTGGGGATGCAACGGCGAGTGTCATCAAATCATCATAACCGTTCTCTCTAAGTTTCTCTGCAGTGGCTTCTCCGACTCCTGGCAAATCCTCTATTTTATACTTTTTTGGCTGTTCTTCATCTTCTGGCATTTAAATCGCTCCTTTTCCGATATTCATTGATGCATCAGTCTTGGCAATGGATTCCTCCTGATTCGCTAGTTGCATCATGGCTCTGATCGCATCTACGTTTTCCGGAACTACGTCACTTTCCTGATGAATAGCTTGGATATAATTCAATCTCTTTTCTTTTACCGTAATGCTCTCTTTCCATACGGCAATTTCGTAGAGATCGGATCGGTCCCTACCCATTTCACGCGCTAGATCCATAATCTGGGCAGTGGATACAATTCCTTTCTTTCCAGAGACAAGGAGAATTCTTCTTTTTTCCTTCAGCAGATTAGTGACCTGTTCAGCTGTGGTAGAATTCTTCATTTCGACCTGAACGGTATGAACGTGCATAAGCGTTGTTGGTGCCTTAATGGCCACGGTATTCACATCTACGTTCCCGAGAACCGTTTTAAGGTCTGGAGCATGGTGGGAGGGAAATTTTAGGCTGGGTTCAAGCGCGTTAATTGGGCCGGCCTTGCTATCGTTTGGGTCAGCTCCCCTCCGGACGAGCACTGCATTTATGTGTTCAATGCCAAAATGGTCTCTTACAACGGATAAAGTTCGGGCCAGCCCCGTTGTGTTGCATGATACAACTCTGACGTATTTTTTTCCAAAGGCATCGTTATAATTTGAGTAAGCATTGAAACTTGTCTCAGCTATGGTCGGTTCTTCCCCACCCTGAAATATGGCTGGTTTATTGTGCGCCTTGTATACTTCTAGATCCTTTTCTCCGTTGCCCTCTGGTGAAGCATCAACGATGATGTCGGAATCATCTATCAAATTATCCAGGGTTCCGGCGCAACGCATGCCAGCTTCTTTAAAGTTATTCAGGGCCTTCTCATCGCTGCAAAAAACTTTGAACTCACGGCTTGCCTCTCCAGCCAGATAATCTGGTTTGGTTTTAAGTATCCCTGAGACATGCATATCAGACTGTATAGAAACTGCCCTTGCAACCCTTCTTCCTATAGTTCCATATCCCACTATACCAACTTTAATCATATTAGTTGCATATCCATAGCATAAATATAAACTGTGGAGTCCTAGCTTCAAAAATTTATTTATAATACCTTGACAATTGTGAATTAGTTAATTTATGCGAATAATTGTATTAAGTTTATTAATTGTCTGCGTTCTTATTAGCGTCCCTTCTTTCATCCATGTAAGTGAAGCTGGGCCTTCTACTGGGCTCAACTATGATTATAACTTTACAAAACTCCCGATTAACAGTTTTCCAAGCAATAATTCAACGATGACATTTGAAAGATTCACGAGCGGATCTTTTTCAAATGTTTCTGTACAAAACGGCTCTGGAAAACGCGGGTTGCGAATTTACGGTCTTCCTTCAAATGGAAGGGGATACACGGGAATAAAAGTTCATATATCGCATAGTGCAAATTTCTCCCTAAAAATGACCTTTTCATGGAACGCGGCTGCAAATCTTATGGACACCGGAGAAGTGGTGACTATAGGAACTCGCTCAGCTAATAGTTCACTTGTACGATTCGGTCCTCTCTATAATAAGACAGCAGTCGCTGGTAGCGGAAATGATCGAGCTGTGTGGAGCGAACCCAGGTGTTCTGAAGTATACACTCTAGAAATTTCCCATATGGACGCAGATCCAGGGCGTCTATTCCTCTCAATTAACGACGGCTGGAACTCATCGTCACTTATGCAGTTTCCCTTAACAGACAATTCTACTTTTATAGATGGCACGATCAACCTGACCGTAATGGGTATTTATTCCAATATAACTATTTATAATCTTTATGTGGGTCCACCGTCAAGATCCATTTATCCGATCGCTCTTTCTGCAGATCAAATGGTCTACAAATCAAAAAAAATTGAACTCAACTATCCAGAGGAAAATAAAAGTCTGGCAAATTCCGGTCCAGTGATCGATCAAAATTTGAGCGATATCATATTTCTTAATATTCAAAATGATACCATATCCTCACTGAACTATGAGAATCGCACGACAAGTAGTATAGCTAATATTGGCAATTACAGTGTGAGAAGCCTGGAGTATTCCGAATCATATGGCGCCTATTACTTATTTCACAACAGAGGCCGCGCAGAAGTGATCGAAGTCAATTTGGAAAATCTTTCCACGAAGGTAACTAAGTTCCTTATCGAAAATGGAAATTACTCAAGGTTCTTCGTACTAAATGATCTCTACTTACTCATGACAAGTAATGGTACAGTCATAATCACTCAAGACATTCATAATTTCGTAAGTGAACTTCATTCTATCAGCCTAGGAAACAACATAATATACGCCGGCATTCATCATAATAGTTTCATCGTTCTCTGGGATAACAAATCACTAAATCAGATTAGCAGGCTTACTGTTTTTTCCGATGGAAATTGGACTGAAACAGAATTTGGTGAATTAAGTACTGTGACCAATATAGAAACCTCCAATACATCGGCATACGGTACAATCTTTCTTAAGTATGCGTCATTTGAAAACGAATCTCTTTTCCGCTATTTTTTTAGTTACCCGGATTTACCGTTCTCTGAATTGATCAGCTTCAACTTTACAAGATTCTGGGACTACGGTAACAACATATTACTTGAAAGAAATGGGGCACTTTACATTGAGAGAAACAAAACTATAGATCAAACAAATGTAGTAATACCGGAAGGAAGTTCGTTATACCTGAGCTCAAATCTTGACTACGGATTAATAACGCAAGGAGATAATTTCACTATTCTATACCAAGGAACGTTATTCAACAAAACTAATTCAACACTTCTTAAAATTACGAGCAATGATATTAAAATGCACTGGCTTATGTTCATGGGTATCGGCTATTTTAGAGTCTCAATCAATAACTTGAGTTCCGCAAATGCAAGTGTGAAATGGTGGATCGATGGTAACGTAGTCTCAACAACACATTCTTTTAATTACTTTCTTTTGCCTGGGTATCACACAATAGCAGTCACAATTAAGTACAAAAATCAGACCGTTTCAACAAGCTCGAGAATTTTCGTTTTCGGTTTTTTGCCTGAACTGACTGTTGCTATTGTTTTAGTTGCGATAATATCGAGGAATAGATTTTACTTGAATCATGATCCAGAGGCTATCAAGAACCTTATAAGCTCTAATGCTGGAAAGAGCAAGAACGAAATAGCTCACTTGGCCAAAAAATCTAGACTGAGTGTTTCAGCAGTCAGGAGGGCGATCAGAGAAATGGCTCGATCCGGAGAAGTTTCAATAAAAGAGGATCTGGACGGGAAGCTATATGTTATGATGAAGAAATGATCGTGCCCTTACAGTATTCGTGAAAAAGTAGTCCACTGTTCTATGGAAGAGGTCATTGGAAAATATTTATTACCGGATTTACATAAGGGAGAGAATAATGAAAAAGTTGAAACTAATCTCAGTCGTGGTCCTTGCCGTTGTTCTATTAGGAACAATAGGTATTGCGGGAAATTCTTCCGCTACTGTTCCTACGCTTCCGCTTCCTCCATCAAGTCTACCAACAATGACTTATTACACTACGAACGGAACCGGTTATGCAATCAATACTACATTGTGGGCAGAACTATTCTTCGATGTTATAGACAATTCTTCATACGTTTCTTTTAACTGGAGTGCTAACAGTACGCAATACCTTATAGTATTTGATTTAAGTTATACTGGACTAAATGCGTACGGGCTTCAGTTCATCTCAAGTCTCTCGTCTATAGGAGCTCCAACTGTTCCCCATTACAAACAGGCCTTCAACATGACGAAGAACATGCTATCACAGGCCAAGAATAACGGGAAAACTGTTACAAACATAGTTGCTCTAGATTATGGTTCATTCCCTGGGTTTTCTTGGTCCACAGTCAATATCAAGAGTAATTTAACCGAGTATAGGGACATAGGCATAGTTGTGGCAATAGTTGTAGCGATGTTCGCGCTTTATTACTATTTCAATAGGAAAAAATGATTCAGCTCAGGCCAGATGTAAGGAAATAAATCGCCACTATACCGCTTTATTCTTTAATTCTTGTTTAAATAATCGCGAGTAATTATTAACCCTGGTGATTGTGTCAGAAAGTGAGAATGAGTTATTTATGGCTGACAGCATGCTTGGTAAATTGGCCAAATGGTTACGTCTTATGGGGTACTCGGTAAAGTACGTTTCTAACGGTGTTTCCGACGATGAAGTAATTGATTTGTGCCGGATAGATAGTCTATTTCTTTTGACAAGAGACAAGGTTTTGCATGAACGGTACAAGAATTCTATGCTGATAGAATCCGATGAATTTCACGAACAGATAAAACAGGTAATTCAAGTTTTCAAACCCGACGAAACAAAATATTTCACACGTTGCTCGCTATGTAACTCGACTTTGTTTACTGTACCAATATCGGCCTTTGATGGTGAGATCCCGGAAAGTGTTCGTTCACTATATGGGGAAGTCTATGAGTGCAGTGGATGTGGTAAAGTTTACTGGAAAGGAACGCATTACATTTCTATAAGAAAAACGATAGCGAACATAACAGGAAAACCAACATGAAAATTATAGAAAATCGGCAGGATCCTGATTCGGTTTTTATTAGAATCGATTCCAACGACGACTTATGGTACCTGAAGAACATTATCTCGGATGGAGACTACGTCAAGGCCACAACATATAGGCGAGTTGAAAAGAAGGATGATATGCCCAGGCAAAAGGAGACTGAAAGGATACCTGTAAATGTTGGAATCCGAGTGGAAAAGGCAGAGTTCCAGGATTTTACAAATAATCTCAGAATGCTTGGTGTCGTCGTAAATGGCCCTGAAGATCTTCTTGGGAAACACCAATCAATGGTATTCGGTATAGATGATACCTTCACGCTCGCTAAGAAAAAATGGTCACCAGAACAGAGGAAAATGCTTAGGGAAGCGATTGAGACTAAATTTTCAGAAACATTGTACTTTTTACCGATCGACGACGAAGGTGCTGACCTTTTTTTGGTACGTAGCTATGGAATGCAAAACCTTGGTCGTGTTGAATCGCACCGTCAAGGAAAAGATTTCGACAGCACGTATTCTGACGAATCGTTCCTGAAAGAGATAGCGGGAATGATAAATGGGGTCATACCCGAAAACTCTATTTTGGTTGTACTAGGACCCGGATTCGAAAGAGTGCATTTTGAGAAATTCTTCAGCACATTCAATATTAAAAAGATAAAAGTATTCAATTATGCTTCTAACCGAACGGATGAGGGAGCAATCATAGAATTTCTGCAGTCAGAGATCTCAAAATCTATTCTAAAAGATATAAGGCTGAGAAAGGATGTTACTTTAGTTAATGATTTTCTTAGGCACTTGAAAACCGACGGCCTTGCAACTTACGGATTCTCTCAGGTGCTTAATGCGATAGAATCAGGT is a window from the Thermoplasmatales archaeon genome containing:
- a CDS encoding M1 family metallopeptidase; this translates as MEIEKYQLELDLNYKNLEYVGHEIITVSGKKEKFVLNSVDLSIDSIVSAGETLKFKENKKKQAIETGLILSGKTEVEVKFSGKISKGLEGLYVADYKTGRMITTQFESTGARHAFPCVDDPSKKAVFSLKLTIDKDLDAISNMPIKSSQTEKGKKIVVFEDTPRMSTYLLYIGIGTFDSIEKQSGPLKIMLTAPKGLLNSTDFPATEAADIIAKYEEYYGIKFMLPKLHLISVPEFAAGAMENWGAITFRETALLVNDSTTTAGRQRVSEVVAHEIAHQWFGDLVTMEWWDDLWLNESFATFMAFKFVDQLHQKWLFTGKFLVDETAGALYGDALVNSHPIQAHVRNPDDISQIFDEISYGKGASVLRMIENYVSPDKFRDGIRKYLKEHSYGNAKGEYLWKAIEDVSGLPVSKIMGSWIKKIGYPLVTAELVGKEIKLSQERFLLNKKVKEQPRNIPLTVLRENGKESALFNKSEMRIKADGFLKLNYEQSGFYRVEYKGKLLKEVLGRAKNFGYLDRWGIVNDTFALLEAGKIKLKDYLDTMERFLDEDNYVVNTEICQQFALLNFVDEKNRNVKNLALKFYKTQLKRLGETKKEGESENDSILRGTISANLSILDKDFAKKISKGFSKFFKSDTDLRRAIAIGYARNSNDLDAFVKLLKQSKADADRTTLIAGMSFLGRKSYFNKFVGMVGKGDIKKQDSISLFIMLSRNKVMRESLLDSLEDVVNTMEEFFSGTGYTYRFLEAVIPFVGLDYEKKLKNKLQKIRKPAYSHGIDKGLETLQVYNRLKKIMSKA
- a CDS encoding threonylcarbamoyl-AMP synthase yields the protein MHPDTNAVLFGANIINNNGLVVFPTETVYGLGANALSAYACRKIYLTKERPADNPLIVHVSSLEMLHKITVGIDPEVESKLGEVWPGPVTILFQKSDNIPDIVTANSPRVAVRMPDNPLALQLIEKSGVPIAAPSANISTRASITDSKYAIDELKDRVDLIYDSGPTKFGLESTILDLSGEVPTLLRAGSKTVEELEPIFGKIFVSEVARGTYESPVAITPGMKYKHYSPVKTLILVDENVFDEISMNSDLKGEVLMIGSTEHCKNSILDTFDLGSIGDLRTVAAKLFIAFRELDKRNERIGVIHPFPEYGYGLAIMNRIRKASSYKIQNLKEFEEKLSETDS
- the radA gene encoding DNA repair and recombination protein RadA — its product is MPEDEEQPKKYKIEDLPGVGEATAEKLRENGYDDLMTLAVASPKDLSDLAGVAEGSAAKIIAAARKFADVGNFETGEEILERRKSVQKLTTGSKNLDALLGGGFETQAITEFFGEFGSGKTQIMHQAAVNATMSPETGGFDSDVLMIDTENTFRPERIIQMSKAKNLDPDAVLKRIHVARAYNSHHQILLGERAAELAKEFPIRLLIVDSLTSHFRSEYLGRGSLAERQQLLNRHMHDLLRFSTIYNAVIAVTNQVSARPDVFFGDPTAPIGGNVVGHTATFRIYLRKSKGGKRIARLIDSPYLPEGETVIQISEDGITDGV
- a CDS encoding type II glyceraldehyde-3-phosphate dehydrogenase yields the protein MIKVGIVGYGTIGRRVARAVSIQSDMHVSGILKTKPDYLAGEASREFKVFCSDEKALNNFKEAGMRCAGTLDNLIDDSDIIVDASPEGNGEKDLEVYKAHNKPAIFQGGEEPTIAETSFNAYSNYNDAFGKKYVRVVSCNTTGLARTLSVVRDHFGIEHINAVLVRRGADPNDSKAGPINALEPSLKFPSHHAPDLKTVLGNVDVNTVAIKAPTTLMHVHTVQVEMKNSTTAEQVTNLLKEKRRILLVSGKKGIVSTAQIMDLAREMGRDRSDLYEIAVWKESITVKEKRLNYIQAIHQESDVVPENVDAIRAMMQLANQEESIAKTDASMNIGKGAI
- a CDS encoding Mut7-C RNAse domain-containing protein, with product MSESENELFMADSMLGKLAKWLRLMGYSVKYVSNGVSDDEVIDLCRIDSLFLLTRDKVLHERYKNSMLIESDEFHEQIKQVIQVFKPDETKYFTRCSLCNSTLFTVPISAFDGEIPESVRSLYGEVYECSGCGKVYWKGTHYISIRKTIANITGKPT
- a CDS encoding mRNA surveillance protein pelota, which encodes MKIIENRQDPDSVFIRIDSNDDLWYLKNIISDGDYVKATTYRRVEKKDDMPRQKETERIPVNVGIRVEKAEFQDFTNNLRMLGVVVNGPEDLLGKHQSMVFGIDDTFTLAKKKWSPEQRKMLREAIETKFSETLYFLPIDDEGADLFLVRSYGMQNLGRVESHRQGKDFDSTYSDESFLKEIAGMINGVIPENSILVVLGPGFERVHFEKFFSTFNIKKIKVFNYASNRTDEGAIIEFLQSEISKSILKDIRLRKDVTLVNDFLRHLKTDGLATYGFSQVLNAIESGAVDTLLVSETKFRNIDSKDLIETAERYNSSIHIVSDSTEQGKILQSFGGYCAILRFSISN